Proteins found in one Oncorhynchus keta strain PuntledgeMale-10-30-2019 chromosome 2, Oket_V2, whole genome shotgun sequence genomic segment:
- the LOC118357490 gene encoding DNA damage-binding protein 1: MSYNYVVTAQKPTAVNACITGHFTSAEDLNILIAKNTRLEIYVVTAEGLRPVKEVGMYGKIAVMELFRPKGESKDLLFILTAKYNACILEYKQNGESIDIITRAHGNVQDRIGRPSETGIIGIVDPECRMIGLRLYDGLFKVIPLDRENRELKAFNIRLEELQVIDVHFLYGCQAPTVCFIYQDPQGRHVKTYEVSLREKEFNKGPWKQENVEAEASMVIPVPEPFGGAIIIGQESITYHNGDKYLAIAPPTIKQSTIVCHNRVDPNGSRYLLGDMEGRLFMLLLEKEELMDGAVVLKDLRVELLGETSIAECLTYLDNGVVFVGSRLGDSQLVKLNVDSNDSGSYVAVMETFTNLGPIVDMCVVDLERQGQGQLVTCSGAFKEGSLRIIRNGIGIHEHASIDLPGIKGLWPLRSEAGRETDDMLVLSFVGQTRVLMLNGEEVEETELPGFVDNLQTFYCGNVAHQQLIQITSGGVRLVMQDSKALVSEWKEPQGRNISLAACNSSQVVLAVGRALYYLQILSGELKQISTVEMEHEVACLDITPLGEGGESPLCAVGLWTDISARVLKLPCFTALHKEMLGGEIIPRSILMTTFEASYYLLCALGDGALFYFGLDLTTGVLSERKKVTLGTQPTVLRTFRSLSTSNVFACSDRPTVIYSSNHKLVFSNVNLKEVNYMCPLNSEGYPDSLALANNSTLTIGTIDEIQKLHIRTVPLYESPRRICYQEVSQCFGVLSSRVEMQDASGTTAAVRPSASTQALSSSVSSSKLFPSSTSPHETSFGEEVEVHSLLVVDQHTFEVLHAHQFLQSEYALSMVSCRLGRDLSVYFIVGTAMVYPEEAEPKQGRIIVFHYTDGKLQTVAEKEVKGAVYSMVEFNGKLLASINSTVRLYEWTAEKELRTECNHYNNIMALYLKTKGDFILVGDLMRSVLLLAYKPMEGNFEEIARDFNPNWMSAVEILDDDNFLGAENAFNLFVCQKDSAATTDEERQHLQEVGVFHLGEFVNVFSHGSLVLQNLGESSTPTQGSVLFGTVNGMIGLVTSLSEGWYSLLLDLQNRLNKVIKSVGKIEHSFWRSFHTERKTEQATGFIDGDLIESFLDLGRAKMQEVISTLQIDDGSGMKREATVDEVIKIVEELTRIH, translated from the exons ATGTCGTATAATTACGTGGTAACAGCGCAGAAACCGACGGCAGTCAATGCCTGCATCACCG GCCACTTCACCTCTGCGGAGGACCTGAATATACTCATAGCTAAAAACACACGCCTGGAGATCTATGTGGTCACAGCAGAAGGGCTCCGGcctgtcaaagaggtgggcatgtaCGGCAAGATCGCCGTCATGGAGCTCTTCAGGCCAAAG GGCGAAAGCAAGGACCTGCTGTTCATTCTCACTGCCAAATACAACGCCTGCATCCTGGAGTACAAACAGAACGGGGAGAGCATCGACATCATCACCCGCGCCCACGGCAACGTGCAG GACCGCATCGGGCGTCCCTCGGAGACGGGCATCATCGGCATTGTCGACCCTGAGTGCCGCATGATCGGCCTGCGGCTGTACGACGGCCTATTCAAGGTGATCCCGTTGGACCGGGAGAACCGAGAACTCAAGGCCTTCAACATCCGCCTGGAGGAGCTGCAGGTCATCGACGTCCACTTCCTGTACGGCTGTCAGGCGCCCACAGTCTGCTTCATCTATCag GACCCTCAAGGACGGCATGTAAAGACCTACGAGGTGTCGCTGAGGGAGAAGGAGTTCAACAAGGGGCCGTGGAAACAGGAGAACGTGGAGGCGGAGGCTTCTATGGTTATCCCAG TCCCAGAACCATTTGGGGGGGCTATAATCATTGGACAAGAATCCATCACCTACCACAACGGGGATAAATACTTGGCCATCGCACCTCCCACCATCAAG CAAAGCACCATTGTCTGTCACAACCGTGTGGACCCCAACGGCTCGCGCTACCTGCTGGGGGACATGGAGGGCCGCCTGTTTATGCTGCTGCTGGAGAAGGAGGAGCTGATGGACGGGGCCGTGGTGCTCAAGGACCTCCGCGTCGAGCTGCTTGGAGAG ACGTCCATTGCGGAGTGCTTGACCTACCTGGACAACGGTGTGGTGTTTGTGGGTTCCAGACTGGGTGACTCCCAGTTGGTCAAG CTCAATGTGGACAGTAACGACTCCGGGTCGTACGTGGCGGTGATGGAGACCTTCACAAACCTGGGGCCCATCGTGGACATGTGTGTGGTGGACctggagagacagggacagggccaGCTGGTCACCTGCTCTGGAGCGTTCAAGGAGGGCTCCCTCAGGATCATCCGGAATGGTATCGGGATCCACGAGCACGCCAGCATTGACCTGCCAGGGATCAAAG GTTTGTGGCCCCTTCGCTCAGAGGCTGGGAGGGAGACAGACGACATGCTGGTCCTGTCTTTCGTCGGCCAGACAAG GGTGCTGATGCTAAacggggaggaggtggaggagactGAGCTGCCTGGCTTTGTGGACAACCTGCAGACCTTCTACTGTGGCAACGTGGCCCACCAGCAACTcatccag atcaCGTCAGGCGGTGTGCGTCTGGTAATGCAGGACAGCAAGGCCCTGGTGTCTGAGTGGAAGGAGCCGCAGGGCCGGAACATCAGCTTGGCCGCTTGTAACTCCTCCCAGGTGGTGCTGGCCGTGGGCCGCGCCCTCTACTATCTCCAGATCCTCTCTGGGGAACTCAAACAGATCAG CACGGTGGAGATGGAGCATGAGGTGGCCTGCCTAGACATCACGCCCCTGGGGGAGGGCGGAGAGTCGCCCCTCTGCGCCGTGGGCCTGTGGACGGACATATCGGCCCGGGTCCTCAAGCTGCCCTGCTTCACCGCCCTGCACAAGGAGATGCTcggaggag aaatTATCCCTCGCTCCATCCTGATGACGACGTTCGAGGCCAGCTACTACCTGCTGTGTGCCCTGGGAGACGGAGCGCTCTTCTACTTCGGCCTGGACCTGACGACAG GCGTGCTGAGCGAGCGGAAGAAGGTGACTCTGGGCACCCAGCCCACGGTGCTGAGGACCTTCCGCTCCCTGTCCACTTCCAACGTGTTTGCCTGCTCCGACCGGCCCACCGTCATCTACTCCTCCAACCACAAGCTGGTCTTCTCCAATGTCAACCTCAAGGAGGTCAACTACATGTGTCCGCTCAACTCCGAGGGCTACCCAGACAG TCTGGCGCTGGCCAACAACAGCACTCTCACCATCGGGACCATCGACGAGATCCAGAAGCTCCACATTCGCACGGTTCCCCTCTACGAGTCTCCCAG gaGGATCTGTTACCAGGAAGTGTCTCAGTGTTTCGGGGTGCTGTCCAGCCGCGTGGAGATGCAGGACGCCAGCGGGACCACGGCAGCGGTGCGCCCCAGCGCTAGCACTCAG GCTCTGTCAAGCAGTGTGAGCTCCAGTAAGCTGTTCCCCAGCAGCACCTCCCCACACGAGACCTCCttcggggaggaggtggaggtgcaCAGCCTCCTGGTGGTCGACCAACACACCTTCGAAG TGCTCCACGCCCACCAGTTCCTCCAGAGTGAGTACGCCCTCAGCATGGTGTCCTGCCGCCTGGGCAGGGACCTCTCGGTCTACTTTATCGTTGGCACAGCAATGGTCTACCCAGAGGAGGCGGAGCCCAAGCAAGGCCGCATCATCGTCTTCCACTACACTGACG GTAAGCTGCAGACGGTTGCAGAGAAGGAGGTGAAGGGAGCAGTCTACTCCATGGTGGAGTTCAATGGCAAACTGCTGGCCAGCATCAACAGCACA GTGCGTCTGTACGAGTGGACCGCTGAGAAGGAGCTGAGGACGGAGTGTAACCACTACAACAACATCATGGCACTCTACCTAAAGACCAAAGGTGACTTCATCCTGGTGGGAGACCTGATGAGGTCTGTGCTGCTGCTGGCCTATAAACCCATGGAGGGCAACTTTGAGGAG ATTGCCCGTGACTTCAATCCCAACTGGATGAGTGCTGTGGAGATCCTGGACGATGACAACTTCCTGGGGGCGGAGAATGCCTTCAACCTCTTTGTGTGTCAAAAAGACAG CGCGGCCACAACAGACGAGGAGCGACAACACCTGCAGGAGGTTGGCGTGTTCCACCTGGGGGAGTTTGTCAACGTCTTCTCCCATGGGTCACTGGTGCTGCAGAACCTGGGCGAGAGCTCCACCCCCACGCAGGGCTCCGTGCTCTTCGGCACCGTCAACGGCATGATCG GTCTTGTGACCTCTCTGTCCGAGGGCTGGTACAGCCTGCTGCTGGACCTGCAGAACCGACTCAACAAGGTCATCAAGAGCGTGGGCAAGATCGAGCACAGCTT CTGGAGGTCCTTCCATACGGAGCGTAAGACTGAGCAGGCCACGGGCTTCATCGACGGGGACCTCATCGAGAGCTTCCTGGACCTGGGCCGCGCCAAGATGCAAGAGGTGATCAGCACGCTACAG ATTGACGACGGCAGCGGAATGAAGCGCGAGGCCACCGTGGACGAGGTCATAAAGATTGTGGAGGAGCTGACAAGGATCCACTAG